DNA from Rhodopirellula bahusiensis:
ATTTCACTCATCGTCGATGCAATCGAAGCAGCGAATGCGGACCCGTGGATCATGGATCGGTTGATGGTGCAGGCCGACGAAATCGCACTGCGGCAAGAAGGTTGGTATCAAGGAACGGCCGATCTGGAATATGTCCAGCGATATCTCAGTTTCCACGACTTGGAGACGATCGAACGCATGCTCAATACGCTCGAACAACTTCGATCGCTCGAGGTTGGAGACCAAGAAACGCGAGAGCATCGCCTCGAACTGATTCGTGTCATTGAAGCCGCTCGAGCGGGAGCGATTGAGCGGAAAGAGGCCGAGGAGAGTGAAGCCGATGTCGAGGAAACGGAGACAGCCGACGATGACCTGGATGTCGAAGCTCAGCAGGTCGACTCCGATGAACAAATCATCGAGTGAGACACCGGCGCCGAGCGTTGATACGGCTCACTCCGTCGCTTCCAACTGCTGCTTGGCATCGGTGACGATTTCCGCCGCCCAGTCTTGTTCTTCATAAAGCGTGACGATTCCTTGTAACACTTTGGCTTTGTTCTCAGGTGGCAACGTCAATGCAGTCGTGAGTCGCAATCGCAGGGCGAGTTCACGCTGGGTGTTGGCGACGAGGTCGGAAGGCTCCTCTTTCAAGCGTTCGAGTTCATCGCGAACGAGTGTTTCAAGTTGTTGCAGTTCTCTCAGTCGAAGTCGGTGCTTCAGTTTGTCGCCCGGCGAGAGAACGTAGCCCGCGGCTTCGGGATCGACCTCGATGGAATAGACGTCCAGCCAAGCTTGCAGGTGTTTCGCTGCATCGACGCTGGAAGATTCTCGCAGTGTTAGGGCCTGCAGCAGCGACTGTTCCGCCGGTGGCATCTTGAAAGAACCACCCGCAGACCGGGCACGATTTTTAAGCTGACGGTAAGTCGATTCGAGTTCAGCAGAACGTTGCCACTGAAGGACTTGTTCGGCGCGTTCATCGTCCGGATAGGCTTCCAAAAATTGAGCCATGCGAGAGGTTTCCGATCCCAAATCTCCATTCAATTCAGCCTCTTGTAACGAGGCGAACAATGTGGAGGCGGATGGGGTTTGGATGGAATAGATGAACAGCGAGAGACCGCCCAAAAGGATCAAAACCATCCCGGCGATCGACGCCCATTGCACCCAGTTTGAATCCAAGCTTTCTGCGCGGTGAAGGTCCGACAGATAGCCACCGGGCGTTTGGTTGGAATCGATGGTTTGAAAGTGAGTCTTAGCCGCTTCTTCTTTGTTCTTGGATTGAGTCGCTGAGTCGTTGGTGCTGGTCATCGCCGGATCGGTTAGCGGATCGGCGAGGTTGCTGGGATGTTCGCCCCCAATGACACGTCGACCGGTGATATGATCGCCACCGGTTTCGTTGGTTGGTAGATCAGGCGAGACCTCGCGAGAGGCATCGGTGTGATGATGTCCGCGAGTGTCGAGGTCGCCGGCCAAGTTAGGCGGCAACTCCGGTGTGAAGTCTTCGTCGCCGAGTTGAGTGCGAGACGCTTGTTCGTTCAGTGTGCGACCACGTTGCAGTCCGGCACGTGTGGCTTTCAATCGATTGAGGACCGCGAGTGCGGTTGGTGGCCGATCGGTAGGATCTTTTTCCAGCAGTTGATGCACGATCTCGACCACTTCGGCCGGGATGTCAGGATTGATCAAATCCAGGGGCACCGGTCGATCTCGTTGCAAAGCTTCGACGACTTGCGTGACTTTCTTGCCCGCGAAAGGGGCTCGTCCGGCCAGCATCGCGTACATGACGCTGCCGAGAGCGTACAGATCGGTGCGAGGCGTGATCGAATAGCTGCCGGCTTGTTCCGGCGCCATATAGTCAGCGGTCCCGAGCACCGATCCGTGCAAAGTTTGTTCGCCAAAGCCAAACAGTTTGGCGATTCCAAAGTCGACCAGTTTGACTTCGCCCGCGTCGGTCAAAATCAAGTTAGCTGGTTTGAGGTCGCGGTGGATCACGCCGATGTCGTGAGCGTGTTTCAGGGCCGCACAAACTTGTGAAGCGATGTCCAAGGTTGGCAACCAGCCCAATCGTTTGACATCGCGAATTCGTTTTTGCAGTGTCTCGCCGCGAACCAGTTCCATGGAATAGAACAGTTGCCCGGATTCTTCGCCGTAGCCAATTAGGCGGACGATACCCGGATGACGTAGTCGGCGAAGAGTTTCGATTTCCGCGTCAAAACGTCGGCGGAATCGCATGTCGTCGGCGACGTGTTGAGCGATCAGCTTCACGGCGACTTCTTCACCGGACTTTGCATGGTGAGCCCGATAGACCGACCCCATTCCGCCGCGGCCGATGACGCTATCAATCTGGTACGGCCCCAGAATTTCTGGCTCAGCCATCGAGGTCCGTCCAATCCGCTCGCGGGTCGTTGGAAACTTCCGTCGGCTCACCTTCTTCCGTGAGCGTTTGGATTTTTTGTCGCATGCTTTCGACTGATTCAGTGTCCATCAAAGGATGCAATTTGATGCGGAATGACTTTGTTTCTCCGGCACCGACATCGACCAGTCGTCCTTGTTGCTCTTCAAATCCGCGTCGATTGGGGAAACCGGTTGCGGGTTCCAGGCCGGCCACGTACCCGTCCGATTCAGCGGCAGTGTTCTTCCAAAGTACGAAAGCGGGCAGCGTGGAAGTTTTGAAGCTGACAGCGAAGCCGCGGTCTTGATCGGGCGACATCAGCATCGCGTGCGTGTAACCGGTTTCATCGGCCCGAGGGCGGCCGAAGTAAACCCGTTCGGATTGGCCGGTGGTTGGTCCATCGAACTGGTCCCAGCGATCCATTTCCTCGGCCGCGTGAGCGTCTTTGGGAGCCAATTCGTCGAGCGTTGAAACGACGCGGCTGTTTTCGCCGAGGATCGGAGCCCCGAGGTTGATGTGATAAAGCATCTGCATCGTCCGCGGCGTCGCCAGTTCGTTGGTCACGTCGTCGAGCAACTCGACTTCGGTTCGATCGGCGTGAACGCGAATTCGTGATCGCATTCGGAAACGCTTGAAAAACAGCCTTGTTTCGATGGTTTCAGCGATCAACTCGACGCGTCCGCTGGCTTCGTCGAATTCCAGTGACAAAGAATCTGCGGGTGTGTTGGCGATGTGCCCGTGCAGCGGAAACTCGAGTTTTCCGTTGGCGTCGTGTTGAGGTGCACCGTTGCTTTCCAAACCGCACCGCACGACCAGTTCATCGAAACCTGACAACCAACCCAATCCGCTGGGTTCAGAAACGGGGACATGGTTTGGATGGACTGGACCGTTGACCGGGGAATTCCAGCCAAAGCGGACTCCGTCGCACTCGATTCGCCAGATGGACATGCCGCGAGTTGGCAGCACATCCACGTGCATTCGGCTGTTTTTGAGTCGGACGATTTCGACGCCTTCGCTCACGCCACCGCGAAAGACGCCGTGACGGACCGTCCAATCGCCTACTCGAGTCGACAAATCCAAGTGCAGAGGACTGCTGGTGTCCCACTGGATGCGTAGGTCACGGTCTTCGACTTCTCGGACAACGACGGATTCGGTGGCCATGAAGGGCTTCCAATTCAATTCGAGGGTGGCGTGCGAAGCCGGGGCATTCTGGACCCAGCCTCTGAACTTGTATAGACCTTCACGTCGGCCTAAAACATGTCCTGGAAACGGTCTGGGCGCGTTCAGCGTCAATTGTGTTCCATGCTAATTATCATCCATCCTCCCCATCTCACCCGCCTCCCAACCGAGCACCCGATGAGCACCGTGAAGTTAGACGAAGGATTGATTCAGGGCGACAGCGTTTCCAGTATCCTTGATTCTGCCATGGACGCCCATGGTGGTGTACTGCGGTTGACTCCGACCTGGGTTCCGCGTTCGTTTCTGCATCCGGGACGTCGGATCAAATTGCATCCTTCGGATTATTACCGATTCGGTGCGGATCGCGGCGGGATTGACGAACGCTGGTTCGGCAGCACCACCGACGCAGCCAACGAAGGCCGAGTGTGGCACGAAGGCCAGAGTTTTTGCTTGTTCGAAGGCCAAAAATTCATGCTCAAAGATGCCGTCGCCGAACGAGGCAACGACATCGTTGGAGAAGCAATCTACTCGAAGTACAACCGCTGGCCGGTGTACTCGAAATTCTTCGACAACATGGGCCCGATTCCGCACCACATGCACCAGTCGTTTGAAGATGCGGAATTGGTCGGACAAGAAGGCAAGCCGGAAAGTTACTACTTCCCGCCTCAGCTGAACAACGTCGACAACAATTTCTCGTACACGTTCATGGGATTGGAACCTGGCACCCAACCCGAAGACGTTCGTCGTTGCTTGGAAAACTGGAACGAAGGCGACAACGGAATCTTAGATCTCAGTCGTGCGTACCGTCTGAAACGTGGTACGGGTTGGTTGATCCCACCGGGAGTCCTGCACGCGCCGGGTTCGTTGTGCACGTACGAGCCACAATGGGGCAGTGACGTGTTTGGCATGTACCAGTCGATCGTGGAAGGCCGCTATGTGCCTTGGTCATTGCTGGTCAAGGACATGCCCGAAGACAAGCACCAAGATCTCGACTTCATCGTCGGTCAATTGGACTGGGACAAGAACGTCGACACGCACTTCAAGAACAGCAATTACCTCGAGCCCGTTCGCGATGAAAAACGCAGCGGCGATGGGTACGAAGATTTGTGGATCGTTTACGGCACGGTCGATGGCGATCAATTGTTCAGCGCGAAAGAGCTGACGATTGCTCCGGGTGCCAAGTGCGTTTTGAAAGACGGTGCAGCGAGCAGCTGGATCACCGTGCAAGGCCGCGGCCGGATCGGGAACCTCGACCTGCAAACTCCCGCGATGATTCGCTTTGGTGAGAACACGACCGACGAAGTGTTCATCAGCCACGTGGCAGCCACCAACGGCGTCGAGATCGAGAACTTGGGCAGCGAACCATTGGTTGGCCTGCGTTACTTCGGCCCCAACGCTCACACCGATCTGCCCAAAGCCGGCAGCTGAGCGGATTCGTTCGATCAGAACGATCTCAATCACTTAGCGAAACGCGAGCGTCCCGAATTGGGGCGTTCGCGTTTTGCTTTGGTAGAACGCCGGTGCTTGCTAACGCATTTCCAATCGACGCATTCTCTGTCGGCTCCGTCACAACCCGCCGCGTTAGGAACCGTTCGGAATCAAGTTCGGCTTTAGCGGAGCGGCGCGAGCCGCCCGGTGTGTCACCGGAGGGCTCGCGCCCTTCCGCTACCTTTTTTAGATCCCGAAGTTGTTTCCGAATGGTTCCTTAGCGAGGCCATTCCAGAGATCCTTGACTCGCTCTCAGTAACCTACACTCACGTTCGTCGAGTTTAGAAGAACACGTTTGCCGCCAATGGCATTTGGTGAGCTTGGCTTTCGGCGAAGTGCATTTGATAGGCGGCCGTGTTGGGGATCAGCACAAGGTCGCCTCGCGAAATTCCATGCGGGAAGCGGAAACGTCGTTGCATCAGGACCTCCGATTCGGTGCAGTAGCCGCCGACGAAGAAGCCGGTTGTTTCATCATCGTTGTTGTCGTTCGCCGCGGGATCGGGCGAGTTCGACTTTCCGATGACGATTGGATCGACCAAGAAATCGTCGCGAGTCGTCCTGCACTGAGAGCTGTTCATCATCAACCCAACGAGCAGTTCGTCGTCTGAGCCGTTTTTGACAAACTGAACTTCGGCGATCGTCATTCCGCATCCGTCCAGCAACGCCCGTCCGGGTTCACACTTCAAAGTCAATTCGCGACGGGTGATTTCACTCACGAGCGTCGGTGTCAGCACTTCGCGAAACCAGTGTACCGCGTTCCAAGGCTGCCAGGCTGGATCGACGTCTATCAATGGCCGCTGACTCCACGTCATTTCGCGGTCGATCGCGAATTCGCCATTGCTCGCGGGGTCTGGTTGAGCCAGAGCGAGAAACCTCCGCCACTGAGATTCATCGCGGAGGTAGTTGATCGGGAAACCGCCACCCATGTCCAACCACGCGATCGAGTGCCCGGTTTCGCGAAGTCGGTCGACTGTTTCGAGTGCGTCTTCGATCAGCGACCTAGTGAACTGCGGAGCGAATTGCTCGTGGGATCTTTGAACATGAAAATGAACCCCGACGACCTCGATTCGTTGGTCATCCAAAACTGTTTTCGCGAGCCGCACGAGTTCACTTGCTGGCGTTCCGAATCGCGTAGCGAGGGCCGGGAATTTCTGACGGCACGGTTGCAAGCGAAATGCAATTCGGGCGACCGGCGCCGGCTGTTCTATACACGCGAGGACTTCACGTAACGTCGCAAGTTCATCCGCGTTGTCGATCACCAGGGTGACGTTCTCGGTCACGCACAAGCGAATCAACCCGTCTGGCTTGATCGCGGCGGTGCAGAGAATCGAATCTTCAAATGGTTCGTCGAGGGAACCCTCGAACTCGCCGAGCGTTTGTCTGAGTTCCGATTCGCTGGCGACATCGAAGCCGATCGAATTGGGAATGCCGGCTCGGACAAACTCGACGCACTTGTTGGCTTTGCGAGCCAAATGAATTTGCAGCGGCAGGTTCGCTTCGGCGGCGACAGTTTTCAAATCGCAAATGGTTGCCCGCATCGGATTGGATGTCAGAACGTTGACCGGCGATCCGTGGAGCTGGATCAGTTGCTCCACGCGAACTGGGTTGCTGGCCAAATCGGTCATCCACGGCATCCAGATCGCGTCCAGCGGGACCACGCCACGGCACCGGCTGCGAAGATCGCTTGCGTGATCGTCCGAAGATGCCGGAGCGGGGGATTCGGCGCGGTTTGGAAGGATGCTGCGGTTCATGCGGGCGAGGTTAGCGTGACGCGTCTGAGACTGGAAGGAAGCGACTTGTCGACATTGAGTTGAGACGATATCCTGCCGCTTTGCCCGCGGATGTGGCGGAATTGGCAGACGCGCTAGACTCAGGATCTAGTGCCCGATAAGGGCGTGGAGGTTCGAATCCTCTCATCCGTACTTGATTGAAATTTGATGAATCAGCCCCAGTGTGGGTGCCGCTTTTTTTGATGCGGTGCCTGCGGATGGGGCTTTTTTTATGCCGTTTTCGTGTTTTTGCGTTTTGTAACAACCGACGCTACCCCTCAATTTGATTGCAGAGGTTGGTCCGGTTGTGACGAAGTAATGGGTTGTGCAGAGGAGCTTTCTGCACCGGTGGACGACAAACTCGCTCGCCGATTCATTCGAACACAAGGTGGCACCGTGACCGGCAAGCTCATTCGACTCAATCAACGGAAGCGTTCCGCGAAACTGGCGACCGCAAAACGAGTTGCCCTCGCTCTGGCAATCGCGACCTCGACGGCCATGGGCGTCTCCGCTCAGCGTCCCAATCAGCCTCAACTGAAGCACGTCAAAGTGCCAGCTTCGGTGGCCGAATCGGTTGCGACTCGCTTGAGCCTTCAGTACTTGGACCAACCCGGTGTGACGATCACGCCTGACGACCGTCCAGGCGGTGGATTGTTGGTTCTGGCTCCGCCCAATTTGCAAAACAAGATTGCCGCGGACGCCTCCACTTTGTCCAGCAGCCTGGCTCAAGTCGCCGGTTCACAAGTGGCGACGCCGATCACCGTGCATCTGGTCAACATCACTTGGCGCGAAGTCGAAGACGCCTTGCGAATCATCGCTGGCGAAGATGTGCCAGTGACGACCAGCCGCAATGGCGAGCGAGCATCGTTCACCTTGACGATGGAAAAACGTGGCGGCAGCACGACTCGAGTCGAGGTTGATCGTCGCTCCAACGCGGTCACGCTGACCACCAGCCCGATGATGCACAACACGTGGCGCAAGACGATCCAAGCGATCGATCAGGCACCTCGTTTTGCCGGCGAAGAAACTCGCGTTTACATGTTGCAGTACGCAAAAATTGCTTCGGTCCAACGTGCGATTCGTTTGCTTCGAGACTTGGACCCGAAGAGCGGTTCGGGAACGTCGGCACGCCCCGCGTCCAACCGGACTCAGCCTAATTTCCGCACCGCGGCTTTCCAAAATGACGGTGGCACGGCGCCGGACGGAGCGGCTGATGTTGCTCCCGCCGATGACGATGTCGACGGCGAAGATCCTGCGGGTCCCATCGGCGATCCCGAGATTCAGTTCGTTCCTGAGTCCGGACTGATCATCGTCAAAGGCAACAAACGCGATATCCAACGCGTCATGGATATCGTCAAAGACATCGAAGAAAAGAGCAAGCTGACTCAGCCGGAAATTGAAGTTCGTCAGCTTCAGCATGCTGACTCCAACGCGGTTGCTGCACTGCTCACGCAGCTCTACGAAGACGTTTTGTCGGCTCGCCAAGGCGATGTCAGCATCACGGCTCTCGATTCACCCAACGCATTGTTGTTGATTGGTCGCAAAGAAGCGATCGAAGCGGTCAACAACTTGATCGAGAAGATTGACCAGCCGATTCCCGACACGGATCGTTTGCGAGTCTTCCGTTTGCAGCACGCTTCGGCGACTGACGCGGAAGCCACCATTCAGACGTTCTTCACCAACCAACCAGGCGGCGATGAAGAGAATCGTCCGGGATTGGGTGTTCGCGTCCGGATCTCAGCCGATTACCGCACCAACTCGCTGATCGTCAGTGCTTCGCCACGCGATCTCGCGGAAGTCACGCGTTTGGTCGAAGAGATCGACGTACAGAAGATTCCATCGACGGCTGAAATCAAAGTCTTTCCTTTGACGAACGCTCGTGCGGAAGACATGGTCGAGGTGTTGCAAGACTCGATCTCGGGCGAGCCAGAAAACATCGCGGGTGACACCACAAACGCGGCAACTTCGTTGTCAATCGTTTCGTTGAATTCACCCGGCAACCCGATTCTCGATTCGGGCATCTTGAGCGGTGCCGTGATCACCGCCGACAGCAACGTCAATGCGGTTGTCGTTCGTGCTCCCGCCGGTGGCATGCCATTGATCGGCGAACTGATTCGTCAGCTCGATCAAACACCCGGCATCGATTCGCTGGTCAAGGTGTTCACCATCGAAAACGGTGACGCAACGCAGTTGACCACGGCTCTGCAAAACTTGTTCGGCGAGGATGCCGCAACCAACGGAACCAGCGTCGGTGCGGGCAACCTCGGCGATCTGCCATCGTTGTCAGCATCCGAAAGTGCTTTGACACCGCTCGTCTTCTCGACCGACATTCGCACCAACAGCATCATCGCCAGCGGTTCGGCCGAAGACTTGGAAGTGGTCGAGAGCATCTTGTTGCGACTCGATAGCGAAGGCTTCGCGGAACGCATCACCGAAGTGATTTGGCTCAAGCACCAGATTGCGGAGAACATTTCGACTGCGATCACCAACTATGTTTCTCAGCGTCAGCAATCCCGCAATGTGATCACGCAGTTCCAGCAAGGCCTCGGACCTTTGGACTTGCCCGATCGCGACATTGTCGCGGTTGCCGAAGGACAAACGAATAGCATTTTGCTCAGCGTTTCGCCGCGGATTTACGAAGAAATTCGCCAATTGATCGATCGTTTGGACCGACGTCCACCGATGGTTCTGATCAAAACATTGATCGCAGAAGTCCAACTGGATGACGGATTCGAAATCGGCGGTGAGTTTGGGCTACAAGATTCGCTGTTGTTCGACCGCGGCAAGGCCACGGGTGCCATCGCCACGGCGAATCCTGCATCTGATCCGGGATTCAATTTCGGCGGCACAAGTCTGCCGAACAGCAACTCTTTTGGGCAGGAAAACGTTGCGTCGCAAGGTTTGACAAGCTTCGGAGCCAACGCCAGTCAGCTGACGCAGTTGAGTGGACTGAACTCAGGCGGCTTTGTCTTCTCCGCGGCGAGCGAGTCAGTCAATCTGTTCTTGCGGACCTTGCGAGTAGCGAACCGACTGCAGATTCTGAGTCGACCTGAAATCATGACGGCCGACAACACGGAAGGATTCGTCCAGGTTGGTCAGAGTTTCCCTCGTCCGACCGAGTTGTCCTTTACTGGAGGGACGGGCGGCACGGCTTCGCAACCCATCATCGGGATCGAAGACGAGGAAATTGGGATCATCCTGCGGGTCACTCCACGTGTTGGGGCTGACGGCTTGATTTTGATGGCCATCGATGCCAGCCGTAGCGATATCAACAACAACGAAGGCCAGATCATCGGGGCCTTCCAAGATGATGTTCCGATCTTCGTTCCTGCGATTGATCGAACTCAGGCACAGGCCACGATCACTGCCTTCGATGGCCAAACGGTTGTCTTTGGCGGTTTGATCCAGAAGGTCCGTCAGAATCGAACTCGTCGGGTTCCCTATCTGTCGGATGTCCCAGTGTTGGGCACCTTCTTCAAATATGACTCCGAGATCGAGCAGCGAAGCGAACTGTTGGTCGTCATGACACCGATCCTGGTGACCGGTCATGAAGACCTGGAATACGTCAAGCAAGTTGAGTCCAGCCGGATGAGTTGGTGCTTGGCCGACGTGGTGGAGATGCACGGCGATGTTGGATTGTCGGGTGGCTATGGATTGTGGGGACCCGCTGTTGGCCCAACGATCTACCCAGACATTCATCCCACAGTGGATGTCTTCCCAGCGGCCGACATGCCCGGTGGTGGTCGAGCGATGAAGGGTGGCATGGTTCCTCCGGGGACCGTCATCAATTCGGTCGAAGGACACGTGGTGCCTGGTTCGACGAATCAGTTGCCATCTGATGTGAAGTTGAATCCTGGCGAGTCAATCATCCACAATGATTGGATCGAGGCTCCGCAGGGATCGATGCCCACGCCACAACAAGGGTTGCCCGTCGATCAATTGCCTCCACCCGTGACATCGACACCTGGCGAATTTTTGCCGGCACCCGCATCAAGCGGCGTTCCGGTGACCGGGGCAGGTTTCACTGGAACAAAGCAAGCTGGTCCGACCACTTCCCCATCGGGCACGAAGGTGCAAGCCAAACAAGTTTCGGCTCGGACACCTGCCAAGCCCGCTGTTGAAACACCTGCGGCTGAAAAGCCGGCTGGTGAAGATGCTCCGGCGAAGAAGCGTTGGTTCAATTTCAATCGTTCCAAGTAGTGACCATTGCCGTGCCGCGTTCGCGTGATTCGCATCCAGCGATCACGCCTGTGTGACACGGCAAACCGAAGTGCATCCGATTGGGACCGTCCCGACACGGATGAAAGAAGATGACGTTGTCAGCATCTCGAGCAGAACTTTCCCGCAATCGTTCTGGTCGAAGTCGGCATCGTCGATGAATATTTGTGTCGTCGTGAATCTGCATTCAAACGTGCACTGCGTTGGGATTGGATTTCGCGGTCAACCCTCAAAGCAGAGACCCAGACATGTCAGTGAAATCTCGCGCCCGAAATGCATCCCGAGTGACGCTTGGGGCTTGCTTGGTCAGTTTGACACTCAGCACCGGTTGTGCGTCGATGACCCAGTCCGATAGTTCGGCTCCCAAGAAAAGTATGTTGGAGCGGATGCCATGGGCGAAAAAAGACAAGGCTCCCGAACCTTATCCAAACCCCGCGAAGCTGGCGGCGGTTTGGTCGACAGAATCGCTGACGCAGGTCGGCCGAGTCCCGACCCGTGGGTTTGGCGGACGCATTTTCTTCTACGATGAAAAAACGAAATCCGTGCCCGTCGATGGCACGCTCGTGATTCATGGCTTTGACGAAAAAGCTGATGATCCCAAGACCGCTGTCAAGCGATTTGAGTTCACTCCCGAGCAGTTGACCAGCCACTTCAGTCAATCGGACGTGGGTGCTTCCTACAGCGTTTGGGTGCCTTGGGATGCGATCGGTGGCGAACAACGTCACATCTCATTGGTGGCGTCGTTCAAGACCAAAGAAGGCAAATTGCTTCAGGGTCAGCCGACCAATGTCTTGTTGCCGGGTTCGAAAACCGATGCTGAAATGGCGCTTGCCAATCGGTATTCGCCAGACTTCCGAGCGTGGCAGCACGCCTCGTCGGGCAAGACCTCGCCGAGCAGTGGTTTGACCACGACGACCATTTCGCGTCCTACGGTTCGTGACCGTTCGGATGTGTTGCCACCGTCGGTTGGCACCTGGAACATTGCTCGTTCGAGTTCTTCCAATTCCGTCGACATCGCGATGGTGAACCAAGGCGATGCACAGGAGAGTGCTCAGGGCGAGCCGGCGAACGCGATTGCGTCTCCGGGGAAAACTGGAACGCCGCAAGTTTTGCCGGCATCCACTCGCTTGAAGTGA
Protein-coding regions in this window:
- a CDS encoding aldose 1-epimerase family protein; the encoded protein is MATESVVVREVEDRDLRIQWDTSSPLHLDLSTRVGDWTVRHGVFRGGVSEGVEIVRLKNSRMHVDVLPTRGMSIWRIECDGVRFGWNSPVNGPVHPNHVPVSEPSGLGWLSGFDELVVRCGLESNGAPQHDANGKLEFPLHGHIANTPADSLSLEFDEASGRVELIAETIETRLFFKRFRMRSRIRVHADRTEVELLDDVTNELATPRTMQMLYHINLGAPILGENSRVVSTLDELAPKDAHAAEEMDRWDQFDGPTTGQSERVYFGRPRADETGYTHAMLMSPDQDRGFAVSFKTSTLPAFVLWKNTAAESDGYVAGLEPATGFPNRRGFEEQQGRLVDVGAGETKSFRIKLHPLMDTESVESMRQKIQTLTEEGEPTEVSNDPRADWTDLDG
- a CDS encoding secretin N-terminal domain-containing protein; protein product: MTGKLIRLNQRKRSAKLATAKRVALALAIATSTAMGVSAQRPNQPQLKHVKVPASVAESVATRLSLQYLDQPGVTITPDDRPGGGLLVLAPPNLQNKIAADASTLSSSLAQVAGSQVATPITVHLVNITWREVEDALRIIAGEDVPVTTSRNGERASFTLTMEKRGGSTTRVEVDRRSNAVTLTTSPMMHNTWRKTIQAIDQAPRFAGEETRVYMLQYAKIASVQRAIRLLRDLDPKSGSGTSARPASNRTQPNFRTAAFQNDGGTAPDGAADVAPADDDVDGEDPAGPIGDPEIQFVPESGLIIVKGNKRDIQRVMDIVKDIEEKSKLTQPEIEVRQLQHADSNAVAALLTQLYEDVLSARQGDVSITALDSPNALLLIGRKEAIEAVNNLIEKIDQPIPDTDRLRVFRLQHASATDAEATIQTFFTNQPGGDEENRPGLGVRVRISADYRTNSLIVSASPRDLAEVTRLVEEIDVQKIPSTAEIKVFPLTNARAEDMVEVLQDSISGEPENIAGDTTNAATSLSIVSLNSPGNPILDSGILSGAVITADSNVNAVVVRAPAGGMPLIGELIRQLDQTPGIDSLVKVFTIENGDATQLTTALQNLFGEDAATNGTSVGAGNLGDLPSLSASESALTPLVFSTDIRTNSIIASGSAEDLEVVESILLRLDSEGFAERITEVIWLKHQIAENISTAITNYVSQRQQSRNVITQFQQGLGPLDLPDRDIVAVAEGQTNSILLSVSPRIYEEIRQLIDRLDRRPPMVLIKTLIAEVQLDDGFEIGGEFGLQDSLLFDRGKATGAIATANPASDPGFNFGGTSLPNSNSFGQENVASQGLTSFGANASQLTQLSGLNSGGFVFSAASESVNLFLRTLRVANRLQILSRPEIMTADNTEGFVQVGQSFPRPTELSFTGGTGGTASQPIIGIEDEEIGIILRVTPRVGADGLILMAIDASRSDINNNEGQIIGAFQDDVPIFVPAIDRTQAQATITAFDGQTVVFGGLIQKVRQNRTRRVPYLSDVPVLGTFFKYDSEIEQRSELLVVMTPILVTGHEDLEYVKQVESSRMSWCLADVVEMHGDVGLSGGYGLWGPAVGPTIYPDIHPTVDVFPAADMPGGGRAMKGGMVPPGTVINSVEGHVVPGSTNQLPSDVKLNPGESIIHNDWIEAPQGSMPTPQQGLPVDQLPPPVTSTPGEFLPAPASSGVPVTGAGFTGTKQAGPTTSPSGTKVQAKQVSARTPAKPAVETPAAEKPAGEDAPAKKRWFNFNRSK
- a CDS encoding Y4yA family PLP-dependent enzyme yields the protein MNRSILPNRAESPAPASSDDHASDLRSRCRGVVPLDAIWMPWMTDLASNPVRVEQLIQLHGSPVNVLTSNPMRATICDLKTVAAEANLPLQIHLARKANKCVEFVRAGIPNSIGFDVASESELRQTLGEFEGSLDEPFEDSILCTAAIKPDGLIRLCVTENVTLVIDNADELATLREVLACIEQPAPVARIAFRLQPCRQKFPALATRFGTPASELVRLAKTVLDDQRIEVVGVHFHVQRSHEQFAPQFTRSLIEDALETVDRLRETGHSIAWLDMGGGFPINYLRDESQWRRFLALAQPDPASNGEFAIDREMTWSQRPLIDVDPAWQPWNAVHWFREVLTPTLVSEITRRELTLKCEPGRALLDGCGMTIAEVQFVKNGSDDELLVGLMMNSSQCRTTRDDFLVDPIVIGKSNSPDPAANDNNDDETTGFFVGGYCTESEVLMQRRFRFPHGISRGDLVLIPNTAAYQMHFAESQAHQMPLAANVFF
- a CDS encoding serine/threonine-protein kinase translates to MAEPEILGPYQIDSVIGRGGMGSVYRAHHAKSGEEVAVKLIAQHVADDMRFRRRFDAEIETLRRLRHPGIVRLIGYGEESGQLFYSMELVRGETLQKRIRDVKRLGWLPTLDIASQVCAALKHAHDIGVIHRDLKPANLILTDAGEVKLVDFGIAKLFGFGEQTLHGSVLGTADYMAPEQAGSYSITPRTDLYALGSVMYAMLAGRAPFAGKKVTQVVEALQRDRPVPLDLINPDIPAEVVEIVHQLLEKDPTDRPPTALAVLNRLKATRAGLQRGRTLNEQASRTQLGDEDFTPELPPNLAGDLDTRGHHHTDASREVSPDLPTNETGGDHITGRRVIGGEHPSNLADPLTDPAMTSTNDSATQSKNKEEAAKTHFQTIDSNQTPGGYLSDLHRAESLDSNWVQWASIAGMVLILLGGLSLFIYSIQTPSASTLFASLQEAELNGDLGSETSRMAQFLEAYPDDERAEQVLQWQRSAELESTYRQLKNRARSAGGSFKMPPAEQSLLQALTLRESSSVDAAKHLQAWLDVYSIEVDPEAAGYVLSPGDKLKHRLRLRELQQLETLVRDELERLKEEPSDLVANTQRELALRLRLTTALTLPPENKAKVLQGIVTLYEEQDWAAEIVTDAKQQLEATE
- a CDS encoding cupin domain-containing protein — its product is MSTVKLDEGLIQGDSVSSILDSAMDAHGGVLRLTPTWVPRSFLHPGRRIKLHPSDYYRFGADRGGIDERWFGSTTDAANEGRVWHEGQSFCLFEGQKFMLKDAVAERGNDIVGEAIYSKYNRWPVYSKFFDNMGPIPHHMHQSFEDAELVGQEGKPESYYFPPQLNNVDNNFSYTFMGLEPGTQPEDVRRCLENWNEGDNGILDLSRAYRLKRGTGWLIPPGVLHAPGSLCTYEPQWGSDVFGMYQSIVEGRYVPWSLLVKDMPEDKHQDLDFIVGQLDWDKNVDTHFKNSNYLEPVRDEKRSGDGYEDLWIVYGTVDGDQLFSAKELTIAPGAKCVLKDGAASSWITVQGRGRIGNLDLQTPAMIRFGENTTDEVFISHVAATNGVEIENLGSEPLVGLRYFGPNAHTDLPKAGS